From Gimesia sp., a single genomic window includes:
- a CDS encoding DegT/DnrJ/EryC1/StrS family aminotransferase, giving the protein MTVNSGPLLKMFDYSLSELSTAQRLAIPSPDPPLAEAHLPVADRSSTREYIPVCEPDLDPRVTYDLQKCVDENWISSGGRFVTEFETRFAQIIGTKHCIATSSGTTALQLLLAACGVSGGDEVIIPAFTMVAVASAVVHLGARPVFVDCAPDSENIDLDGILKKITDRTKAIIVVHTYGRPFDVETLQSHVDRNRVAVIEDAAESHGAKLKGRTTGSLGYGGAFSFYANKIITTGEGGAVTTDNDSLASVCRTLRDHAFSLERHFWHRYRGYNFRMTNLQAAVGVSQLMQFDRLREARKRIAARYSEALDELDGVILPVEDEETEHAFWVYFIRIDSDTRTRDDVRLELANNGIETRTAFIPLHLQPAYREYNEENVTMQHAEHLSATGLYLPSSAKLTPIEIDYICKSLQQTIRSSFNSPSK; this is encoded by the coding sequence ATGACAGTAAACTCAGGTCCATTACTGAAAATGTTTGATTACAGTCTATCTGAACTTTCTACGGCACAACGATTAGCCATCCCATCGCCAGATCCCCCCCTGGCTGAAGCTCATCTTCCTGTAGCAGATAGAAGCAGCACTCGCGAGTACATTCCCGTCTGTGAGCCAGATCTTGATCCAAGAGTCACCTACGATCTGCAGAAATGTGTAGACGAAAACTGGATCTCTTCAGGAGGAAGATTTGTAACCGAGTTTGAAACAAGGTTTGCGCAAATCATTGGAACCAAGCATTGCATTGCGACTTCATCGGGAACAACAGCATTGCAACTATTGTTAGCAGCGTGTGGTGTCTCAGGTGGAGATGAAGTCATCATCCCTGCATTTACGATGGTTGCAGTTGCCAGCGCTGTGGTACATTTGGGCGCACGACCTGTGTTTGTCGATTGCGCACCTGATTCTGAGAACATTGACTTAGATGGTATATTGAAAAAAATTACTGACCGCACTAAGGCAATCATTGTCGTTCATACTTATGGAAGACCTTTTGATGTCGAGACTCTTCAGTCTCACGTTGACAGGAATCGAGTCGCTGTGATTGAAGATGCAGCGGAGTCGCATGGTGCAAAACTGAAAGGAAGAACGACTGGCTCGCTCGGATACGGTGGTGCATTCAGTTTCTACGCAAATAAGATTATCACAACAGGAGAAGGAGGAGCTGTCACAACAGACAATGACTCACTGGCTTCTGTATGCCGAACATTACGTGACCACGCCTTTTCCCTGGAAAGACACTTTTGGCATCGATATCGGGGATATAATTTTCGTATGACAAACCTTCAAGCTGCTGTAGGGGTTTCACAGTTGATGCAGTTTGACAGATTACGTGAAGCAAGAAAACGAATTGCTGCAAGATATAGCGAAGCACTGGATGAATTGGATGGCGTCATATTACCTGTTGAAGATGAAGAGACTGAGCACGCTTTCTGGGTTTATTTTATTCGCATCGATTCCGACACTCGGACACGCGATGATGTTCGACTTGAACTGGCAAATAATGGAATTGAAACACGTACTGCATTTATCCCGCTGCATCTTCAACCGGCATATCGCGAGTACAACGAGGAGAATGTTACTATGCAGCATGCTGAGCATCTCTCAGCTACGGGACTCTATCTCCCCTCTTCCGCTAAACTCACGCCAATTGAGATAGATTATATTTGTAAGAGTCTGCAGCAGACAATCAGAAGTTCGTTTAATTCACCCTCTAAGTGA